From Chitinispirillales bacterium ANBcel5, one genomic window encodes:
- a CDS encoding mercuric reductase, with protein sequence MKPEMMIQPMDQFNQVLFQNTHPARHQNPTPKPVYDLVVIGAGSSGLVTSVGAAQMGARVALIERMFMGGCCLNFGCVPSKALIRSARVAYELGRAKHYGICTGESLAVDFASVMRRVRQIRAKISYNDSVETISNKGVDVFLGEAHFIDKDHIEVANAVLPFKLAAITAGGRPMSPRIDGIDSSEIITSKTLFTLTELPSAMAVIGGGPIGCEMAQAFARFGTKVTIFHAHDHLLDKEDADAAELIQNRFKAEGIQVLLNSRVRRGKVHGKQKTLYYIQNGEERHITVDAVLAGAGRKPSVEDLRLENVGVEYDPKRGIHIDDHLRTTNKRIFSAGEICMKWKFTHAAEASAQLLLQNALLGHKKRLSDLIMPWCTYTDPEIAHVGMYEKEAVAKGYQVETVTQPMSAIDRAITDSETEGFVRVHLQKGKNRILGASIIAKHAGEMINEITAVMNAGGALNLLSKTIYPYPTQSEAIKRVSE encoded by the coding sequence ATGAAGCCGGAAATGATGATACAGCCAATGGACCAATTCAATCAGGTGCTTTTCCAAAATACTCATCCTGCCCGCCATCAAAATCCCACCCCTAAACCCGTTTATGATCTTGTGGTAATCGGAGCCGGTTCATCAGGACTGGTTACTTCAGTTGGAGCTGCACAAATGGGTGCTCGTGTAGCTTTAATAGAACGAATGTTTATGGGGGGATGTTGTCTTAATTTTGGATGCGTGCCATCTAAGGCACTTATACGTTCTGCCAGGGTGGCCTACGAACTGGGTAGAGCCAAGCATTATGGAATATGCACGGGAGAGTCGTTAGCGGTAGATTTTGCATCAGTTATGAGGAGGGTGCGGCAAATCAGGGCAAAAATCAGTTACAATGATTCAGTTGAAACTATCAGTAACAAGGGGGTGGATGTATTTTTGGGGGAGGCACATTTCATCGATAAAGATCATATAGAAGTGGCAAATGCAGTGCTTCCCTTTAAACTCGCTGCAATAACTGCAGGCGGAAGACCTATGTCACCCCGAATTGATGGTATCGATTCTTCAGAAATTATCACCAGTAAAACATTGTTTACGCTGACCGAATTACCTTCCGCTATGGCAGTGATCGGAGGTGGGCCTATTGGTTGTGAAATGGCACAGGCATTCGCTCGCTTTGGCACAAAGGTGACCATCTTTCATGCCCATGATCATCTTCTCGATAAGGAGGATGCCGATGCTGCTGAACTTATACAGAACAGGTTTAAAGCAGAAGGTATTCAGGTGCTGTTGAATTCCCGTGTTAGGAGGGGCAAGGTTCATGGGAAGCAAAAGACGCTCTATTATATACAAAACGGTGAAGAGCGGCATATTACCGTTGATGCAGTTTTGGCTGGTGCGGGACGAAAACCCAGCGTTGAGGATCTTCGTCTTGAAAATGTCGGGGTTGAATACGATCCCAAACGAGGCATACACATTGACGATCATCTGAGAACTACAAACAAGCGTATCTTTTCTGCAGGGGAGATATGTATGAAATGGAAATTCACTCATGCCGCTGAAGCGTCTGCGCAATTACTGCTTCAAAATGCGTTGCTGGGGCATAAAAAGAGGTTAAGTGATTTGATAATGCCCTGGTGTACCTATACCGATCCCGAAATTGCACATGTGGGGATGTACGAAAAGGAGGCTGTCGCAAAGGGATATCAGGTGGAAACTGTTACCCAGCCTATGTCCGCTATAGATCGTGCGATTACCGACAGCGAAACCGAAGGGTTTGTCAGAGTGCATCTTCAAAAGGGCAAAAATCGCATTCTTGGAGCATCAATAATTGCAAAACATGCAGGGGAAATGATAAATGAGATAACTGCTGTTATGAATGCTGGTGGGGCGCTAAATTTATTATCAAAGACCATTTATCCCTATCCTACACAATCGGAAGCGATAAAGAGGGTTTCTGAGTGA